In Desulfosediminicola ganghwensis, a single window of DNA contains:
- the vorB gene encoding 3-methyl-2-oxobutanoate dehydrogenase subunit VorB yields MSRRLMKGNDALAEAAVRAGCRFFGGYPITPQSEILEYLSARLPEVGGTFLQAESELAGINMVYGAAAAGFRAMTSSSGPGFSLLQEGISYIASAELPAVIVDVQRYGSGLGDIFQAQSDYHMATTGGGHGDYHMLVYAPASAQESVDLMCLAFNKAEEYRNPCLILTDASIAQMMEPVELPEMKEVNPDKPWAVRGKSGQDFKKITSTMYYIDDFDTYIKEKYDAMAEKEQRWEALHIADADVVLVAYGISSRICKEAVATAREQGIRLGLLRPITVWPFPVDGFKEVNPDVKAYLTVELSSLPKLDIDVKLACKMKSPVENFLGGAVIPESQQIIEKAVSVLEKVEATSCLKN; encoded by the coding sequence ATGTCACGCCGTCTCATGAAAGGAAATGATGCCCTTGCCGAAGCCGCAGTTCGAGCAGGTTGCCGCTTTTTCGGCGGATATCCGATCACTCCTCAGAGTGAAATTCTTGAATATCTCTCAGCACGTCTTCCTGAAGTTGGAGGAACTTTCCTTCAAGCAGAATCAGAACTTGCCGGGATCAATATGGTCTACGGAGCAGCAGCAGCAGGATTCAGGGCTATGACCAGTTCTTCCGGTCCGGGTTTCAGTCTGTTGCAGGAAGGAATTTCCTATATCGCATCAGCTGAACTTCCTGCCGTTATAGTTGACGTTCAGCGCTATGGCAGTGGGCTTGGCGACATCTTCCAGGCCCAAAGCGATTACCATATGGCAACCACCGGCGGAGGACACGGGGACTACCATATGCTGGTTTACGCACCGGCATCCGCTCAGGAAAGTGTTGACCTGATGTGTCTTGCTTTTAATAAAGCCGAAGAGTATCGCAACCCTTGTCTGATCCTCACCGATGCATCCATCGCCCAGATGATGGAGCCTGTCGAACTGCCCGAGATGAAAGAAGTAAATCCTGATAAACCTTGGGCAGTACGAGGCAAGAGCGGACAGGATTTCAAGAAAATCACCTCAACTATGTATTATATCGATGACTTCGATACATACATAAAAGAAAAATATGATGCAATGGCAGAGAAGGAGCAGCGTTGGGAAGCTCTCCATATTGCCGATGCAGACGTTGTACTTGTCGCTTACGGAATCAGCTCCCGAATCTGCAAAGAAGCAGTTGCTACTGCGAGGGAGCAGGGTATCCGTCTTGGTCTCTTACGTCCAATTACCGTCTGGCCTTTTCCTGTAGACGGTTTCAAGGAAGTAAATCCGGATGTCAAAGCGTATCTTACCGTTGAGCTTAGCTCTCTGCCAAAACTTGATATAGACGTCAAGCTCGCCTGCAAAATGAAATCACCCGTTGAAAATTTCCTTGGTGGTGCTGTTATTCCGGAATCTCAACAGATTATAGAAAAAGCTGTTTCTGTTCTCGAAAAAGTGGAGGCGACATCATGTCTGAAAAATTAA
- a CDS encoding IclR family transcriptional regulator gives MKINRTTHRATEILKLLAQCPEGLTVTEIGERLKLPKTSTFDIVRTLKMALFLRESSNRYYIGFMANEVGTAYAGDKELYGVAKPHILKLSDQMKMASSLVVFEGIVLNYVFEHTPKGAIITPASSNTKDFLHASASGKVLLSYMTDAKQKKVLSKLKFSPFTDNTITSKDAFIEELKTTLKRGYGVDDREWNDLVTCVSVPIFIHKKVIAAMTLSGLQIASDVIPGVADKLKNVSQIITEEIG, from the coding sequence ATGAAAATTAACAGAACCACGCATAGAGCTACTGAAATATTGAAACTGCTGGCACAGTGTCCTGAAGGGTTAACCGTTACGGAAATTGGAGAGAGGCTGAAATTACCCAAAACCAGTACATTTGATATCGTGCGAACCCTTAAAATGGCACTTTTCCTGAGGGAATCAAGCAATCGATATTATATTGGTTTTATGGCTAATGAAGTTGGCACGGCGTATGCGGGGGATAAAGAACTCTATGGTGTTGCAAAGCCACACATCTTAAAACTTTCAGATCAGATGAAGATGGCAAGCTCTTTAGTTGTTTTTGAAGGGATCGTCTTAAATTATGTTTTTGAACATACCCCGAAGGGAGCAATAATAACCCCTGCTTCATCGAACACAAAAGACTTTTTGCATGCATCTGCCTCAGGCAAGGTGTTGTTGAGCTATATGACAGATGCAAAACAAAAAAAGGTTCTATCAAAACTTAAATTTTCACCGTTTACCGATAACACGATCACATCAAAAGACGCCTTCATTGAAGAATTGAAAACAACCCTAAAACGTGGTTATGGGGTAGATGATCGTGAATGGAATGACTTAGTTACTTGTGTTTCGGTACCAATCTTTATCCATAAAAAAGTTATCGCAGCAATGACTTTATCTGGTCTGCAAATTGCCAGTGATGTAATTCCAGGGGTAGCTGATAAATTAAAAAATGTGTCACAAATAATTACGGAAGAGATAGGTTAG
- a CDS encoding 4Fe-4S dicluster domain-containing protein, whose product MTKTKKKARMVQHYERCKGCGFCVLECPKDALSFSQNVNKKGYTTVVLDIERCIACAICYTVCPDYVFEKKEAC is encoded by the coding sequence GTGACCAAGACAAAGAAGAAAGCACGCATGGTGCAACATTATGAGAGATGCAAAGGATGCGGATTTTGCGTTCTGGAGTGTCCCAAAGATGCATTGTCGTTTTCTCAGAACGTTAACAAAAAAGGATACACCACTGTTGTTCTCGATATTGAGCGTTGTATAGCCTGTGCAATTTGCTACACAGTATGTCCGGATTACGTATTTGAAAAAAAGGAGGCCTGCTGA
- a CDS encoding acetate--CoA ligase family protein has protein sequence MNITKLLAPRAVAIIGASEKEGFGGDTCRNVISYADKEKVYFVNPKRSTVFGNKCYPSLAEIPTEIDLVVLCTPQKTIEPLLREAAVTGVKAAVVYASGYSETGTEEGRRAEEDLKQLCKELDILLMGPNCAGFMNYVDEVTAFAFISQERDRKGSVGLVSQSGQLCLSFMDHPAMRFSYAISAGNCSVVSMEDYLHYLVDDDQTKVIGIYLEGVTQPDKFSQALKKAAEKRKSVVVLKTGRSEKGKLVAASHTGSLAGADAMYDGIFRKFGVIRVNDAEELLATTQLFATLPYIPEKTGFASINLSGGETGICADMGELHGIDYPDFQEDTLARLRKLLPSYANPANPLDTTATISYDADIYAQVLQAVMDDPGIGLVVIGYTLLHEIADPCIHYMAKGIEQVVENGNAKPMVMLPFFENTRNPEYEIKLAKAGVPVLPPPAYGFAVLNHLKSFIEYKPENHTLELAIPKSEQATQRRTLSEYESCKVLADYNIPTPKGYIAKDQGEAVKIAREVGFPVVMKIASADIAHKSDIGGVALGLRDEAEVRTTFDRLLENGKKHAPEAEVDGVFVQQMLSPGLEVIIGVNNDPQFGPAVLVGLGGVFVEIFKDTALLPAPLTKPEALQMIQSLKGFPLFTGYRGAKELDIDALAEIIAQVSLLAQDHKESLVELDINPVFVYEKGQGVCAADGLIVMNN, from the coding sequence ATGAACATTACGAAACTCCTTGCCCCACGAGCCGTCGCTATTATCGGAGCGAGTGAAAAAGAAGGTTTTGGCGGCGATACCTGCCGAAATGTCATATCCTATGCGGATAAAGAGAAGGTCTATTTCGTCAATCCAAAACGATCGACTGTCTTCGGCAACAAGTGTTATCCATCATTAGCCGAGATACCAACAGAAATCGATCTGGTTGTTCTCTGCACACCCCAGAAAACCATTGAACCTCTACTGCGAGAAGCTGCGGTTACCGGTGTTAAAGCCGCAGTGGTTTATGCTTCAGGCTACTCTGAAACTGGAACAGAAGAAGGGCGTAGAGCCGAGGAAGACCTTAAACAGTTGTGTAAAGAGTTGGATATTCTCCTGATGGGGCCCAACTGTGCAGGTTTCATGAATTATGTCGATGAGGTAACTGCTTTCGCTTTTATCTCACAGGAGCGGGACAGAAAAGGTTCTGTAGGACTTGTTTCACAGAGCGGTCAACTTTGCCTTTCATTCATGGATCATCCTGCGATGCGGTTTTCCTACGCGATTTCCGCCGGCAACTGTTCTGTTGTCAGTATGGAAGATTACCTCCATTATCTCGTTGACGACGATCAAACCAAGGTTATCGGGATTTACTTGGAAGGGGTAACCCAACCGGATAAATTCAGCCAGGCTTTAAAAAAGGCTGCTGAAAAGCGAAAGTCGGTTGTTGTTCTCAAGACAGGCAGAAGCGAAAAGGGCAAATTGGTTGCAGCATCGCATACCGGTTCACTTGCAGGAGCCGATGCGATGTATGACGGTATCTTCAGAAAGTTTGGCGTAATCAGAGTCAATGATGCTGAAGAGCTTCTTGCAACAACCCAGCTTTTTGCCACTCTGCCATATATTCCTGAAAAAACAGGCTTTGCTTCAATCAATCTCTCAGGAGGCGAAACCGGAATCTGTGCCGACATGGGGGAATTGCATGGAATTGATTATCCGGACTTTCAGGAAGATACTCTAGCCCGACTGAGAAAACTTCTACCATCGTATGCAAATCCGGCCAATCCCCTGGATACTACTGCCACAATTTCCTACGATGCAGACATCTATGCGCAGGTATTGCAAGCTGTAATGGATGACCCAGGTATAGGTCTGGTAGTTATAGGATATACTCTGCTTCATGAAATTGCCGACCCGTGCATTCATTACATGGCCAAGGGAATTGAACAGGTTGTAGAAAACGGTAACGCAAAGCCGATGGTAATGCTGCCGTTTTTTGAGAATACCAGAAATCCTGAATATGAAATTAAATTGGCCAAAGCGGGTGTGCCCGTACTACCACCTCCTGCCTATGGCTTTGCCGTCCTTAATCATCTCAAAAGTTTTATCGAATATAAGCCTGAAAACCATACCCTCGAACTTGCGATTCCAAAATCTGAGCAGGCTACCCAGCGTAGAACCCTATCAGAGTATGAGAGTTGCAAGGTCCTTGCTGATTACAACATTCCTACTCCAAAAGGGTATATAGCAAAAGACCAGGGTGAGGCTGTCAAAATTGCCAGGGAAGTCGGATTCCCTGTAGTAATGAAGATTGCATCTGCTGATATTGCTCACAAATCCGATATTGGGGGAGTTGCTCTTGGCCTTCGTGATGAAGCAGAGGTGCGCACTACCTTTGATCGTCTTCTGGAAAATGGGAAGAAACATGCCCCGGAGGCAGAGGTGGACGGTGTCTTTGTCCAGCAAATGTTATCTCCCGGCCTTGAGGTAATTATAGGCGTAAATAATGACCCGCAGTTTGGTCCTGCAGTCCTGGTTGGGCTAGGGGGAGTATTTGTTGAAATTTTCAAGGATACCGCCCTGCTCCCAGCACCTCTCACCAAGCCGGAAGCACTGCAGATGATTCAAAGTTTAAAGGGCTTCCCTCTTTTTACAGGATATCGCGGAGCCAAAGAGCTTGACATTGATGCTTTGGCAGAAATTATCGCCCAAGTGTCATTGCTTGCCCAGGACCATAAGGAGAGTCTGGTTGAATTGGATATCAACCCCGTTTTTGTCTACGAAAAAGGGCAGGGAGTCTGTGCTGCTGACGGACTGATTGTAATGAATAACTGA
- a CDS encoding MFS transporter, producing the protein MSPFFRKYLCILALSIAGGSIYTLPYLKYVFYDTQLQVMGITNAQSGFLLSMYAIGCMLSYIPGGLITDRISPRKAIAYSLLGTSGLGFLYGFTFSYSMALVIWFLFALTTAFVFWTSLIKAIGMAGNRNEQARLYGIYYAGNGVTAAIVNSIALKAFTFGQDPKQSLFYAVVAMSICILLSAVMVMFLVTDEKVQTAEEDKFDFSVIKDLVKSPMLWCFSFIVFAGYAIYSSTSYFTPYLTQVVGLSVEESGAFSIIRSYLFYLLAPLGGYLADRVLHSTSKLFTVLFSLLAISIFGVMFLPSTMSTLSISIYTLIPGAIGLMLYGIVFSVIQESGIPVKVAGTAIGLASIIGYTPDFFFSPMFGHWLDTHGNDGYTIIFYFLTGVAVMGAIMSFIVYRRNFAKPVFDADTVAQSA; encoded by the coding sequence ATGAGTCCATTCTTTAGAAAGTACTTGTGTATTCTGGCATTGTCCATAGCCGGAGGTTCCATATATACCCTTCCTTATCTCAAATACGTTTTTTATGATACGCAACTGCAAGTGATGGGGATAACCAATGCTCAATCCGGGTTCTTGCTGAGTATGTATGCAATTGGCTGCATGTTGTCATATATCCCAGGTGGGTTGATTACAGACCGAATCTCGCCTCGAAAAGCTATAGCATATTCCCTCTTGGGCACTTCGGGCCTGGGATTTTTGTATGGCTTCACCTTCAGCTACTCTATGGCACTTGTTATCTGGTTTCTCTTTGCTTTGACTACAGCATTTGTCTTCTGGACTTCGCTGATCAAGGCGATAGGGATGGCCGGAAACCGTAATGAGCAGGCACGGTTATATGGCATCTACTATGCCGGGAATGGCGTAACCGCTGCCATCGTCAATAGTATAGCCCTAAAGGCGTTTACTTTTGGTCAGGACCCCAAGCAGAGCCTCTTCTATGCAGTGGTAGCAATGTCGATTTGTATTCTTCTTTCTGCTGTGATGGTGATGTTTCTTGTAACTGACGAGAAAGTTCAAACAGCCGAAGAAGACAAATTTGATTTTTCTGTCATAAAGGATCTTGTTAAGAGCCCGATGCTGTGGTGTTTTTCTTTTATTGTTTTTGCGGGATATGCTATTTACTCAAGTACATCCTATTTTACCCCATATCTCACCCAGGTTGTCGGTTTGTCTGTGGAGGAATCTGGTGCATTCTCCATTATCAGAAGCTACCTGTTCTATCTGCTTGCACCATTAGGCGGGTATCTGGCTGACCGAGTCCTGCACTCAACCTCCAAACTTTTTACTGTTCTTTTTTCACTTCTTGCTATCAGCATATTCGGAGTAATGTTCCTGCCTTCAACGATGAGTACATTATCCATTAGTATCTATACCCTTATTCCGGGAGCTATAGGCTTAATGCTTTACGGCATCGTGTTCTCGGTAATTCAAGAGTCTGGAATACCTGTCAAAGTTGCAGGTACAGCCATAGGACTGGCTTCGATCATAGGGTACACTCCGGATTTCTTCTTTTCACCAATGTTTGGTCATTGGCTCGACACCCACGGGAACGACGGTTACACCATCATTTTTTACTTTTTAACTGGTGTTGCCGTTATGGGTGCGATTATGTCGTTCATCGTTTATAGACGTAACTTTGCAAAACCGGTCTTTGATGCTGATACTGTAGCCCAAAGTGCATAA
- a CDS encoding 2-oxoacid:acceptor oxidoreductase family protein → MLSITCAGFGGQGVLTAGMLLAHVSMVSGKELTWVPSYGSEMRGGTASCHLRIDDREILNPFFKTRDALIGMNEESVKDFQESIIPGGVLISNATMVKDVSFREDIKVIEVPATSIAADLQNPRGANIVMLGAAIEATGLFPPEEFADGIDAYFRKKGRNNPLNRECFIHGVKIATRA, encoded by the coding sequence ATGCTTAGTATTACTTGTGCAGGTTTTGGCGGCCAGGGAGTGCTTACTGCAGGGATGCTGCTTGCCCATGTATCCATGGTTTCCGGCAAAGAGTTAACCTGGGTTCCTTCTTATGGCTCGGAAATGAGAGGAGGAACGGCAAGCTGCCATCTGCGGATAGATGATCGGGAAATATTAAATCCATTTTTTAAAACCCGCGATGCCCTGATCGGTATGAACGAAGAGTCCGTTAAGGACTTCCAGGAGAGTATTATTCCGGGGGGAGTTTTGATTTCCAATGCAACGATGGTAAAGGATGTTTCCTTCAGGGAAGATATCAAGGTCATAGAGGTACCGGCCACCTCGATTGCTGCTGATCTGCAGAATCCAAGAGGGGCCAATATCGTTATGCTTGGTGCGGCAATTGAAGCAACCGGACTCTTTCCGCCTGAAGAATTCGCAGATGGTATTGACGCCTATTTCAGAAAGAAAGGCCGTAACAACCCGCTCAACCGCGAATGCTTTATTCACGGCGTCAAAATTGCTACAAGAGCATAG
- a CDS encoding Glu/Leu/Phe/Val family dehydrogenase has protein sequence MAENKPYILVEWNDTETDAKGWLCAYNFVNNYCGGGTRMHPTVTAEEVVRLATAMGYKYNACESKTTGGCKGGIAYDYKAPDAKDVLRRYLRAMIPYINSGVSIGGDLGVDYGDVLEILDDFGIGLPQTNSMRNDPVQQKRIQDHDDVCKMTYDGFLMYDMITGYGCAAALDEAWKFKGNVATGTRVVLQGFGCAGASMANCLDKWGYKVVGIADANCLVTCEEGLDVKKLVATRKPKGELDPAAFEENYTVFSNDKWLDIDCDILVPAALEDVINEQNVDKVKASLIVEAANIPVTFQADNVLAERGIDVCVDFVTNMGGIRIYEVVVFGLVNPEPNAIAEDTMDIIRKQTRKVFEEAKRTGESTREVARRLFAPNKSDFPDMPVNTENIAN, from the coding sequence ATGGCTGAAAACAAACCGTATATTCTCGTCGAATGGAATGACACTGAAACCGATGCCAAGGGATGGCTATGTGCCTACAATTTTGTGAACAACTACTGTGGTGGTGGAACAAGGATGCATCCAACGGTTACTGCAGAAGAAGTCGTCCGCTTAGCAACTGCAATGGGCTACAAGTATAATGCTTGCGAATCCAAAACAACTGGAGGCTGTAAAGGCGGAATTGCCTATGACTACAAGGCACCGGACGCCAAGGATGTCTTGCGCCGATACCTCAGGGCAATGATTCCATATATCAACAGCGGGGTTTCTATCGGTGGAGATCTTGGCGTTGATTATGGTGATGTCCTCGAAATTTTAGATGATTTCGGGATCGGTCTTCCACAGACAAACTCAATGCGTAACGATCCGGTACAGCAAAAACGCATTCAGGACCATGACGATGTCTGCAAGATGACCTATGACGGTTTTCTCATGTATGACATGATTACCGGTTACGGTTGTGCTGCCGCTCTTGATGAAGCATGGAAATTCAAAGGAAACGTGGCGACCGGTACCCGTGTCGTATTGCAGGGTTTTGGTTGTGCCGGTGCAAGTATGGCCAACTGTCTCGATAAATGGGGTTACAAAGTTGTAGGTATAGCTGATGCCAACTGTCTGGTTACCTGTGAAGAGGGACTGGATGTCAAGAAACTCGTGGCAACACGTAAGCCAAAAGGAGAGCTCGATCCGGCAGCATTTGAAGAGAATTACACCGTTTTCTCGAATGACAAATGGCTCGATATCGACTGCGATATTTTAGTTCCTGCTGCCCTGGAAGACGTAATCAACGAACAGAACGTGGACAAAGTAAAAGCCTCCCTCATCGTGGAAGCAGCCAACATCCCGGTAACTTTCCAGGCTGATAACGTGCTGGCGGAAAGGGGTATTGATGTTTGTGTCGACTTTGTTACCAACATGGGTGGTATCCGAATCTATGAAGTTGTTGTTTTTGGACTCGTTAACCCGGAACCCAACGCAATAGCGGAGGATACCATGGATATCATACGTAAACAGACAAGAAAGGTTTTTGAAGAAGCCAAAAGAACCGGAGAAAGCACAAGGGAAGTTGCCCGCAGATTGTTCGCTCCCAACAAGTCAGACTTTCCAGATATGCCTGTTAATACTGAAAATATTGCCAATTGA
- a CDS encoding thiamine pyrophosphate-dependent enzyme produces the protein MSEKLIPNLLVEDNKFCPGCGHGIINRVVAEVLEEMDLADKAVGSLAVGCACLMMDTFGTDWIQAPHGRAAAVAVGVKRVRPECCVFTYQGDGDSLAIGFSETMYAALRNENITAIIVNNGIFGMTGGQMAPTTLPGQRTTTSPQGRNADTTGQPVNIINQIKEVPVGYLARGSVDTAKEINKLKKYIRTAIETQMSGGGYSLVEILSPCPTNWKMTLEASLDHIKTKVKETYPLGEYVKNGERVDA, from the coding sequence ATGTCTGAAAAATTAATTCCTAACCTCCTTGTTGAAGACAATAAATTCTGTCCAGGATGTGGCCACGGCATCATTAACAGAGTTGTTGCCGAAGTCCTTGAAGAGATGGATCTTGCAGACAAGGCAGTTGGTTCACTTGCTGTCGGTTGCGCATGTCTGATGATGGATACCTTTGGAACCGACTGGATTCAAGCACCCCACGGACGGGCTGCCGCTGTTGCTGTCGGCGTTAAACGTGTCCGCCCTGAATGTTGTGTTTTCACCTATCAAGGAGATGGAGACTCTCTGGCGATAGGTTTTTCTGAGACGATGTATGCAGCTCTTAGAAATGAAAATATTACCGCCATCATCGTCAACAACGGCATATTCGGAATGACCGGTGGCCAAATGGCGCCAACCACATTGCCAGGACAACGCACGACCACCTCACCTCAAGGAAGAAACGCTGATACAACAGGCCAACCCGTAAATATCATCAACCAAATTAAGGAAGTACCAGTCGGATATTTAGCACGAGGTTCGGTGGATACTGCCAAAGAAATCAACAAGCTGAAAAAATATATACGCACCGCAATCGAAACCCAGATGTCCGGGGGGGGGTACTCTCTGGTCGAAATATTATCCCCCTGTCCCACAAACTGGAAGATGACCCTTGAGGCAAGTCTTGATCATATCAAAACAAAAGTCAAGGAAACCTACCCATTGGGTGAATATGTCAAAAATGGAGAGAGAGTCGATGCTTAG